The Deinococcus misasensis DSM 22328 genome has a segment encoding these proteins:
- a CDS encoding IclR family transcriptional regulator, giving the protein MDHSTDRNLEPDSGIPILERPFHLLGFFSPERPSWTLSALARESGLPKASCLRSIRVLEKYRFLRREGDEYRLGSQFIRLGAFVQESSPSRAIALPYLERLRNTTGHTSQWAVLDGSEGVYTEVVQAQAGLRLYIVPGQRVQLYCGASARLLLAFAPNSVREHTFLAPHQRYTHTTPTSLEELKTLDTLTQKTWMAASFGEVVEHSVELAAPVFGANGHFLAAISIGAASTAYPSEQDIKRDLHLLNDTARELSHDLGYSQAWLGDPDFFLTMLKGMQLLPL; this is encoded by the coding sequence GTGGACCACTCAACGGACCGCAATCTTGAACCCGATTCAGGAATCCCCATCCTTGAACGGCCTTTTCACCTGCTGGGTTTCTTCAGCCCAGAACGCCCGAGCTGGACACTTTCCGCTCTGGCACGCGAAAGCGGTTTGCCCAAAGCCAGTTGCCTCAGGTCCATCCGGGTGCTGGAAAAATACCGTTTCCTGCGCCGCGAAGGGGACGAATACCGCCTCGGGTCTCAATTCATTCGGCTGGGGGCCTTCGTGCAAGAAAGCTCTCCTTCCAGAGCCATCGCACTCCCCTATCTGGAACGGCTCAGGAACACCACAGGCCATACCAGTCAGTGGGCCGTGCTGGACGGTTCAGAAGGGGTGTACACCGAAGTGGTTCAGGCACAGGCCGGACTCCGGCTGTACATCGTGCCCGGCCAGAGGGTGCAGCTTTACTGTGGGGCCTCTGCCCGCCTTCTGCTGGCTTTTGCCCCCAACAGCGTGCGAGAGCACACCTTTCTGGCTCCTCATCAGCGGTACACCCACACCACCCCGACCTCTCTGGAGGAATTGAAAACACTGGACACCCTGACCCAGAAAACCTGGATGGCGGCCAGTTTTGGTGAAGTGGTGGAACACTCTGTCGAATTGGCTGCACCTGTTTTTGGGGCCAACGGTCATTTTCTGGCTGCCATCAGCATAGGGGCGGCCAGCACCGCCTATCCGAGCGAGCAGGACATCAAAAGGGATTTACACTTGCTGAACGACACCGCTCGAGAACTTTCCCATGACCTCGGGTACAGTCAGGCATGGCTGGGCGATCCTGATTTTTTTCTGACCATGCTGAAAGGCATGCAACTTTTGCCCCTTTGA
- a CDS encoding GNAT family N-acetyltransferase produces the protein MPFVPPFDLRLARPEDAALLLDLQKRCFLSESALYGNIPIAPLTQSLDSMQQDMLHHTILCLWHEGQLIGSVRGRTEGQTCHVGRLMVHPDHQGQGLGKTLLLDIEKQFPEVLRFELFTGEKSASNIRLYQKLGYREFQRQDTGKGFSMVYMEKTRTNP, from the coding sequence ATGCCCTTTGTGCCTCCTTTTGATTTGCGTCTGGCCCGCCCTGAAGACGCTGCCCTTTTGCTGGATCTGCAAAAACGGTGCTTTCTTTCAGAATCTGCTCTGTATGGCAACATCCCCATTGCACCCCTGACCCAGAGTCTGGATTCCATGCAACAGGACATGCTGCACCACACCATCCTTTGCCTCTGGCATGAGGGGCAACTGATCGGATCGGTGCGTGGAAGGACAGAAGGCCAGACCTGTCATGTGGGCAGGTTGATGGTCCATCCAGACCACCAAGGTCAGGGGCTCGGAAAAACCCTTTTGCTGGACATCGAAAAGCAGTTTCCTGAAGTGCTGCGTTTTGAGCTGTTCACAGGAGAAAAAAGTGCCAGCAACATCCGGCTGTACCAGAAACTCGGGTATCGGGAGTTTCAAAGGCAGGACACGGGCAAGGGCTTTTCGATGGTCTACATGGAGAAAACCCGCACCAATCCCTGA